A part of Glycine soja cultivar W05 unplaced genomic scaffold, ASM419377v2 tig00019708_1_pilon, whole genome shotgun sequence genomic DNA contains:
- the LOC114404329 gene encoding uncharacterized protein LOC114404329, translating to MDFNSDDFMDKLREALRNVDLRDERWRPRRGEPRPNVDEFKITELPEFNGSADPEVYLEWERKIDRMFDFKDLDDEKRCKYAILKLSKSASLWYEGLKARRTRDGKEKIHSWESLKKKLRKRYVPSNHRLNLYKKIADLVQGKMSVTEYIDEFENLCLMGEVEENEEQKMSRFLRGLNKNIAFAVELCNYTDFTTLCTLCLKIENQNKSRYNAGSSSGWSKGGVSGSANPAPSTKPMENQPKQSEAAPKQPIATAKETNLSKVRCFKCQGFGHFARACPNQRVVTLREAISMRDELMKEEEESGGNIEGDGVEIVEDDDDEVEVYGPPMYDTLMLRTLQVKAVPVEGDQRNQIFYTKGQVKDKWCSIIVDGGSCTNAASTEMVSKLGLLTTKHPKPYALHWLDNGSSINVTRQTRVGLTMGSYVDEILCDVVPMDASHILLGRPWQFDRDVTHRGRSNEHELNFNGKRIVLKPMASNEVRSMITKRGKKPSLTMFATENEVKDAIDNGELVYVLVAKNARQDDVETPFKQQLEAVLGEYEDVFPSELPKGLPPIRGIEHQIDLIPGVPLPNKAAYRCNPEETKELQRQIEELISMGYVRESMSPCAVPTLLVPKKDGSWRMCIDSRAVNNITIKYRFPIPRLDDMLDELHGSVIFSKIDLRSGYHQIRMREGDEWKTAFKTKHGLYEWLVMPFGLTNAPSTFMRLMNEVLKPFLGKFVVVYLDDILVYSKSIEEHFTHLKQIFETLRAQKLYGKREKCDFLVESVVFLGYVVSKDGVSVDQTKVDAIKTWPSPTTVSE from the coding sequence ATGGATTTCAACAGTGATGATTTCATGGACAAATTGCGTGAAGCCTTAAGGAACGTTGACTTGAGAGATGAACGATGGAGGCCTAGAAGGGGTGAACCACGTCCAAACGTGGATGAGTTCAAAATCACCGAACTACCTGAATTTAATGGTAGTGCAGACCCGGAGGTTTATCTAGAATGGGAGCGCAAGATTGATAGAATGTTTGACTTCAAGGATCTTGATGATGAGAAACGTTGCAAATATGCTATCCTGAAACTTAGCAAAAGTGCATCGTTGTGGTATGAGGGATTGAAGGCTAGAAGGACACGAGATGGAAAGGAGAAAATCCACTCTTGGGAGTCCTTGAAGAAGAAGTTGCGCAAGAGATATGTACCATCAAATCACCGACTGAATTTGTATAAAAAGATTGCAGATTTGGTGCAAGGCAAAATGAGTGTTACTGAATACATTGATGAGTTTGAGAACCTATGCCTAATGGGTGAAGTGGAGGAAAATGAAGAGCAAAAAATGAGCCGTTTCCTTCGTGGGCTGAATAAGAACATAGCTTTTGCTGTTGAGCTATGTAACTACACAGATTTCACCACTTTGTGCACCTTGTGTTTGAagattgaaaatcaaaacaagagTAGATATAATGCTGGGAGTTCTAGTGGTTGGTCCAAGGGAGGTGTGTCGGGTAGTGCAAATCCAGCCCCTAGCACTAAACCAATGGAGAATCAACCGAAACAAAGTGAGGCCGCTCCTAAACAACCCATTGCCACGGCCAAGGAGACTAATCTGTCAAAGGTTAGGTGTTTCAAGTGTCAAGGCTTTGGACACTTTGCTAGGGCTTGTCCTAATCAACGAGTTGTGACCCTCCGAGAAGCAATTAGCATGCGTGATGAGTtgatgaaggaagaagaagaatctggtGGCAATATTGAAGGTGATGGAGTTGAaattgttgaagatgatgatgatgaggtaGAAGTATATGGACCTCCCATGTATGATACCTTGATGCTAAGAACTTTGCAAGTCAAGGCTGTACCCGTGGAAGGAGATCAAAGAaatcaaatcttctacactaagGGTCAAGTGAAAGATAAGTGGTGTAGTATCATTGTGGATGGAGGTAGTTGTACCAATGCGGCTTCAACTGAAATGGTGTCTAAATTAGGATTGCTCACAACAAAACATCCTAAGCCTTATGCGCTACATTGGTTGGACAATGGAAGTAGCATAAATGTTACAAGGCAGACGCGTGTGGGATTAACCATGGGATCTTATGTTGATGAAATCTTGTGTGATGTGGTACCTATGGATGCAAGTCACATACTCTTGGGACGcccttggcaatttgatagggaTGTGACGCATAGAGGAAGGTCCAATGAGCATGAATTGAACTTCAATGGCAAGAGGATTGTGTTGAAACCAATGGCATCAAATGAAGTCCGTTCCATGAttacaaaaagaggtaaaaagcCTAGTCTCACTATGTTTGCTACTGAAAATGAAGTGAAGGATGCTATTGATAATGGTGAATTAGTCTACGTGTTGGTTGCAAAGAATGCTAGACAAGACGATGTAGAGACTCCTTTTAAACAACAATTGGAGGCTGTTTTGGGTGAGTATGAAGATGTGTTTCCAAGTGAACTACCAAAGGGTTTGCCACCTATCCGTGggattgagcatcaaattgatctaaTTCCGGGAGTTCCATTACCAAACAAGGCTGCATATAGGTGTAATCCGGAGGAGACAAAGGAGTTGCAACGGCAAATTGAAGAATTGATAAGCATGGGTTATGTGCGTGAATCAATGAGTCCATGTGCTGTTCCGACATTGTTGGTTCCTAAGAAGGATGGTTCATGGAGAATGTGTATTGATAGTAGGGCAGTGAACAACATAACCATCAAATATCGTTTTCCCATTCCAAGACTAgatgatatgcttgatgagttaCATGGATCGGTTATcttctcaaaaattgatctaaggagtggatatcaccaaatcagaatgCGTGAAGGTGATGAATGGAAGACGGCATTCAAGACTAAGCATGGTCTATATGAATGGCTAGTTATGCCATTTGGGCTCACAAATGCACCTAGCACCTTTATGAGACTCATGAACGAAGTACTCAAGCCTTTTTTGGGTaagtttgttgttgtttatcTTGATGACATATTGGTGTATAGCAAATCTATAGAGGAGCATTTCACTcatttgaaacaaatatttgagACCCTAAGAGCACAAAAACTCTATGGGAAGAGGGAAAAGTGTGATTTCTTGGTTGAAAGTGTGGTGTTTCTTGGATATGTGGTGTCTAAAGATGGAGTATCCGTTGATCAAACAAAAGTGGATGCTATCAAGACTTGGCCGAGCCCTACAACAGTTTCGGAG